A single genomic interval of Nitrospiria bacterium harbors:
- a CDS encoding aryl-sulfate sulfotransferase — translation MTPLSIKKRFVLPAVLFIIAATSYQAAAAITVDLAALPASPQPVGTTISLTATATDSDPGTISFRFSAGPSPNLLIMMRDYSTTNTFQVAPAKYDGTFQIQVTARNNATQATAQASISFQLTSRLSGSSPVVSATANPLIALFSAPSCSLGSFMQVRFWRKGTVGNVDSTGWLPCVPPASMNFYVAGMRADSVYYMRSETVTGLKVVAGPTLAFQTGIPTVTFPPVTFPNPPGLQDSLANHVLLETPITVGYFPVAFDLSGYPIWYYQDPSGTTPLVTGPVAGGTILLLAVGTDLNGMYGPNAVLREIDLTGNVIHETNAARVSEQVVAMGQTSSCQLGSTQCLVGSFTHDAIRLKNGHTVVLAVAEKVFTDGTQGSSAANPVDIVGDMIIDLDTNWQVAWFWNSFDHLDVNRAAVLGETCRQGQGGCPPLFLGSLANDWLHGNSIDYVSDGSLVYSARHQDWVFKIDYNNGTGTGDVVWKLGKDGDFTINSSDPYPWFSHQHDVGFELNGTSVLSMFDNGNTRHSLFPTANSRGYVLNVDQTTMTATPMILTDLGVYSQALGSASLLLNGDYHFLAGIPVPIPGPYNQSIEVRPDGSIGMIAQVSNTIAYRSFRMLDLYKAPVN, via the coding sequence ATGACACCGCTTTCAATAAAGAAACGCTTCGTTTTACCCGCGGTTTTATTCATAATAGCCGCAACGAGTTATCAAGCGGCGGCGGCCATAACCGTGGATCTTGCGGCGTTGCCGGCCTCGCCCCAGCCGGTCGGAACAACCATATCGCTGACCGCGACCGCCACGGACTCGGATCCCGGCACGATTTCTTTCCGCTTCAGTGCCGGTCCCTCTCCCAACCTGCTCATCATGATGCGGGATTACAGTACGACGAACACGTTCCAGGTGGCCCCGGCCAAGTACGACGGTACTTTCCAGATCCAGGTGACGGCGCGAAACAACGCCACGCAGGCCACGGCTCAAGCGTCCATCAGCTTCCAGTTGACGTCGCGACTTTCCGGGAGCAGCCCGGTGGTCAGTGCGACGGCCAACCCGCTGATCGCTTTGTTCAGCGCCCCCTCTTGTTCGTTGGGCAGTTTCATGCAGGTGCGTTTCTGGCGCAAGGGGACCGTGGGCAATGTCGACAGCACGGGCTGGCTTCCATGCGTCCCGCCGGCCAGCATGAATTTTTATGTCGCCGGTATGCGGGCGGATTCGGTGTACTACATGCGTTCGGAAACGGTAACGGGACTCAAGGTCGTGGCCGGACCCACGCTTGCTTTCCAGACGGGGATCCCTACGGTCACGTTCCCTCCGGTTACTTTTCCCAATCCTCCGGGGTTGCAGGACAGCCTGGCCAACCACGTGTTGCTCGAGACCCCGATCACCGTGGGTTATTTTCCGGTAGCCTTCGATCTGTCGGGCTATCCGATCTGGTATTATCAGGATCCTTCGGGGACGACACCCTTGGTCACCGGGCCGGTGGCCGGAGGAACAATTTTGCTCCTGGCGGTTGGAACCGATTTGAACGGGATGTACGGGCCGAACGCCGTCTTGAGGGAGATCGACCTGACGGGCAATGTCATCCATGAGACAAACGCGGCGCGGGTCTCCGAGCAAGTGGTGGCGATGGGGCAGACCTCCTCGTGCCAGTTGGGTTCCACCCAGTGTCTTGTCGGCTCGTTTACGCACGACGCCATTCGGTTGAAGAACGGGCATACCGTGGTATTGGCCGTTGCAGAAAAGGTTTTTACGGACGGAACCCAGGGATCTTCGGCCGCGAATCCCGTGGATATCGTCGGGGACATGATCATCGATCTCGATACGAACTGGCAGGTGGCCTGGTTTTGGAACTCCTTTGACCATCTGGATGTGAATCGCGCCGCGGTGCTCGGCGAAACCTGCCGGCAGGGTCAGGGGGGATGTCCCCCCTTGTTCCTAGGCAGCCTGGCCAACGACTGGCTGCACGGGAACTCCATCGACTACGTCTCGGACGGGAGCTTGGTCTATTCCGCGCGTCACCAGGACTGGGTGTTCAAGATCGACTATAACAACGGAACCGGCACGGGCGACGTGGTTTGGAAACTCGGGAAGGACGGCGACTTTACGATCAATTCCAGCGACCCCTATCCCTGGTTTTCGCATCAGCACGACGTGGGCTTTGAGCTGAACGGCACGAGTGTTCTGTCGATGTTTGATAACGGCAATACACGCCATTCGCTGTTCCCAACCGCGAACAGTCGGGGTTATGTGCTGAATGTCGACCAAACGACGATGACGGCGACTCCGATGATCCTGACCGATTTGGGGGTTTATTCCCAGGCGCTGGGCAGCGCCTCTCTTCTCTTGAACGGCGACTATCACTTTCTGGCGGGGATCCCGGTCCCGATCCCCGGTCCTTATAATCAATCCATTGAAGTGCGGCCGGATGGCAGCATTGGAATGATCGCCCAGGTCTCGAATACGATCGCCTATCGCAGCTTTCGAATGTTGGACCTGTACAAAGCTCCGGTGAATTGA
- a CDS encoding peroxiredoxin, whose product MAVRLGDIVPDFTAESTQGPIRFHEWIGNNWVIFFSHPKDFTPVCTTELGAVAKLKNKFAQKGVKVVALSVDPIGDHTKWIKDIEETQNCVVDYPIIGDPERKVALLYDMIHPNAIDNMTVRSVFIIGPDKKLKLTLTYPAATGRNFDEIFRVVESLQLTAKYSVATPADWKPGQDCIIATSVKDEEIAGKFPKGHKVIKPYLRTTPQPNL is encoded by the coding sequence ATGGCCGTTCGATTAGGAGACATCGTGCCGGATTTCACGGCGGAATCCACGCAGGGTCCGATCCGTTTTCATGAATGGATCGGGAACAACTGGGTGATTTTCTTTTCCCACCCGAAAGATTTCACGCCGGTCTGCACCACCGAGCTGGGCGCGGTGGCGAAACTCAAGAACAAGTTCGCCCAAAAGGGCGTCAAGGTCGTCGCCCTGAGCGTCGACCCGATCGGCGACCACACGAAATGGATCAAGGACATCGAGGAGACCCAGAACTGCGTGGTCGACTATCCGATCATCGGCGATCCCGAGCGGAAAGTCGCCCTGCTGTACGACATGATCCATCCCAACGCGATCGACAACATGACCGTCCGGTCGGTCTTCATCATCGGCCCGGACAAGAAGCTCAAGCTGACCCTGACCTATCCGGCCGCGACGGGACGGAACTTCGACGAGATCTTCCGCGTGGTCGAATCGCTGCAGTTGACCGCGAAATACAGCGTCGCGACGCCGGCCGACTGGAAGCCGGGGCAGGACTGCATCATCGCCACGTCGGTGAAAGACGAGGAGATCGCGGGCAAGTTTCCGAAGGGACACAAGGTCATCAAGCCCTATCTTCGGACCACGCCCCAGCCCAACCTGTGA